A genomic segment from Thermoanaerobaculales bacterium encodes:
- a CDS encoding MBL fold metallo-hydrolase — protein MEITVLGAGRCVTGSKYHLQWKRYAAMVDCGLFQGPAEHRRRNWAPLPQPAHELGAVILTHAHIDHAGYLPRLTRQGFSGPVYCTPPTAGLLRVLLPDAANIQEEEARYANRKGYSKHAPALPLFRMADAMAALKLLEPMPFASWRELHPGIRFRFRRQGHILGAAAVELDTKARDGGRRTVFFSGDVGRHGVPILRDPEPYPGSDVLLVESTYGDRRHPAGDPRAALVEEVRAGLARGGVIVIPAFAVDRTQELLYLLHEAVVEGELPEIPTWLDSPMAIEATALYSQARGEHDAEMREFYAEQVNPIFPPNLGVTPTSSESRKLNDLRGPAIIISASGMATGGRVLHHLKLRLPDPRNTVLFVGYQAQGTKGRRLVDGEREVKIHGEWVPVRATVRLLSGMSAHADADELVAWLSRRGKEPDTVCVVHGEYEAQQAFAARLVEEFGWQPRIPDLGDVIEV, from the coding sequence ATGGAGATCACGGTCCTCGGCGCCGGGCGCTGCGTCACCGGTTCGAAGTACCACCTGCAGTGGAAGCGGTACGCGGCGATGGTCGACTGCGGCCTGTTCCAGGGCCCCGCCGAGCATCGGCGCCGCAACTGGGCGCCGCTGCCCCAACCGGCGCACGAGCTCGGAGCCGTGATCCTCACCCACGCCCACATCGACCACGCCGGCTACTTGCCGCGGCTCACCCGGCAGGGGTTCTCCGGCCCCGTGTACTGCACCCCGCCGACCGCCGGCCTGCTGCGGGTGCTGCTGCCGGACGCGGCCAACATCCAGGAAGAGGAGGCGCGCTACGCCAACCGCAAGGGCTACTCCAAGCACGCGCCGGCCCTCCCCCTGTTCCGCATGGCGGACGCCATGGCCGCCCTCAAGCTGCTCGAGCCGATGCCGTTCGCGAGCTGGCGCGAGCTTCACCCGGGGATCCGCTTCCGGTTTCGCCGGCAGGGGCACATCCTGGGGGCGGCCGCGGTCGAGCTCGACACCAAGGCCCGGGACGGCGGCCGCAGGACGGTCTTCTTCTCGGGCGACGTGGGGCGCCACGGCGTTCCCATCCTGCGCGATCCCGAGCCCTACCCGGGGTCGGACGTGCTGCTCGTCGAGAGCACGTACGGCGACCGGCGCCATCCCGCCGGCGACCCCCGCGCCGCGCTCGTCGAGGAGGTCCGGGCCGGCCTCGCCCGCGGCGGAGTGATCGTGATCCCCGCCTTCGCCGTCGACCGCACCCAGGAGCTCCTCTACCTGCTGCACGAGGCGGTGGTCGAGGGCGAGCTGCCCGAGATCCCGACCTGGCTCGACAGCCCGATGGCGATCGAGGCCACGGCGCTCTACAGCCAGGCCAGGGGCGAGCACGATGCCGAGATGCGGGAGTTCTACGCCGAGCAGGTCAACCCGATCTTCCCGCCCAACCTCGGCGTCACTCCGACCTCGAGCGAGTCGCGCAAGCTCAACGACCTCCGGGGTCCCGCGATCATCATCTCGGCGTCGGGCATGGCCACCGGCGGCCGGGTGCTGCACCACCTCAAGCTGCGCCTGCCGGATCCCAGGAACACCGTGCTGTTCGTCGGCTACCAGGCGCAGGGCACCAAGGGGCGCCGGCTCGTCGACGGCGAGCGGGAGGTCAAGATCCACGGCGAGTGGGTTCCGGTCCGAGCGACCGTCCGCCTCCTGTCCGGGATGTCCGCGCACGCCGACGCGGACGAGCTGGTGGCGTGGCTCTCCCGCCGCGGCAAGGAGCCCGACACGGTGTGCGTGGTCCACGGCGAGTACGAGGCCCAGCAGGCGTTCGCCGCGCGGCTGGTCGAGGAGTTCGGATGGCAGCCGCGGATCCCCGACCTGGGCGACGTCATCGAGGTCTGA
- a CDS encoding YihY/virulence factor BrkB family protein, translating to MGWLRDLWLGISFVGREFGDDRGVDRSAALAYVTLLSLVPLLATATALFRAFFPFGPDQLVEITTVVLPYQPGSEQYAALVKHLTEFVNRATTLGHIGSLIFIVIAYRLFQLVERTFNEIWSVTSRRSLAKQMFSFTMLVFWGPVVIGLGWSALLWMRHQPWAPSQGAVLSLAQLALPLLGLTMVYWLAPHTDVWPGAAAAGALVAAAGLEVLRLVFVWYLHLFPDLNLIYGSVTLAVLFLVSLFAFWLVVIIGAEVAYVFQNFHALKLEHQGRRRIDVAPAPAAAAVLAECYRRAAAGEPPATLQDIEAALGIGHVSIQLATDRLIEGGLLAVTGPHRNAFVPGREAGLLSVAEALAAGEPPHGELPSLPGGALGRLAELLHGAEASRREALEKVSFADLVAPPPPQDLGSGG from the coding sequence GTGGGCTGGCTGCGGGACCTCTGGCTCGGCATCAGCTTCGTGGGCCGCGAGTTCGGCGATGACCGCGGGGTCGACCGCTCGGCCGCCCTCGCCTACGTCACGCTGCTGTCGCTGGTCCCCCTGCTGGCGACGGCGACCGCCCTCTTCCGCGCCTTCTTCCCATTCGGCCCCGACCAGCTGGTGGAGATCACCACCGTCGTCCTGCCCTACCAGCCCGGCAGCGAGCAGTACGCCGCGCTGGTGAAGCACCTCACCGAGTTCGTCAACCGGGCGACGACCCTCGGCCACATCGGCTCGCTGATCTTCATCGTGATCGCCTACCGGCTGTTTCAGCTGGTCGAGCGCACCTTCAACGAGATCTGGAGCGTGACCAGCAGGAGGAGCCTGGCCAAGCAGATGTTCTCGTTCACGATGCTGGTGTTCTGGGGGCCGGTGGTGATCGGGCTCGGCTGGTCCGCCCTGCTCTGGATGAGGCACCAGCCGTGGGCCCCGAGCCAGGGGGCCGTGCTGTCGCTGGCCCAGCTCGCCCTCCCGCTGCTCGGGCTGACGATGGTCTACTGGCTCGCGCCCCACACCGACGTCTGGCCCGGCGCGGCCGCCGCCGGCGCGCTGGTCGCCGCCGCCGGCCTGGAGGTGCTGCGGCTGGTCTTCGTGTGGTACCTCCACCTGTTCCCCGACCTCAACCTGATCTACGGCTCGGTCACCCTGGCCGTGCTGTTCCTGGTGTCGCTGTTCGCGTTCTGGCTGGTGGTCATCATCGGGGCCGAGGTCGCGTACGTGTTCCAGAACTTCCACGCGCTCAAGCTCGAGCACCAGGGCCGGCGCCGGATCGACGTCGCGCCCGCGCCGGCCGCGGCCGCCGTCCTCGCCGAGTGCTACCGGCGGGCAGCGGCGGGCGAGCCGCCGGCGACGCTCCAGGACATCGAGGCTGCGCTCGGCATCGGGCACGTGAGCATCCAGCTCGCGACCGATCGCCTGATCGAGGGCGGGCTGCTCGCGGTCACCGGTCCCCACCGTAACGCCTTCGTGCCGGGCCGCGAGGCCGGGCTGCTCAGCGTCGCCGAGGCGCTCGCCGCCGGCGAGCCCCCGCACGGCGAGCTCCCGAGCCTGCCCGGTGGCGCCCTGGGCAGGCTCGCCGAGCTGCTGCACGGCGCCGAGGCCTCGCGCCGCGAGGCGCTCGAGAAGGTCAGCTTCGCGGACCTGGTCGCCCCCCCGCCCCCCCAGGATCTGGGATCTGGGGGATAG